The Clarias gariepinus isolate MV-2021 ecotype Netherlands chromosome 3, CGAR_prim_01v2, whole genome shotgun sequence DNA window CTAGTATACTCATggcaaatatgaaaatgttacTGTGCTGCGgtcttataaaatgtaaatctgcTTAAGGATCATTTGGTTATCCATCTGGTATAAATCTTAAAGGTTTTATGCAGCAGACTGTTTCCCTatcagaaagtaaaaaaaatagaacccTTATTGGCAAAGAACCCTAATGATTCAGCGAATCCTGAACCCTCGAGAAAGAGACAAATGTTTCTTAGTAAGATGAGTAGGAataccatctttttttttgccttagcTGCAGCAGGATGGAATGGTTTCTCCTGCTCCTTTTTACTGTGTGCTGCACTGGAGACAGCATTGAAGTGGGCTTGGAGGACAGTGACTGGGACTGGGGCTCCGGCCTGCCTGAGCTGCTGCACAGCTTTCCTGCTCAAAGTCCCTTTTTCACAGACACAGCAGAACATGAAGCAAACTGCACTCAGCGCTTCTGGCTGCCACCATCCTCTCCTGTGTGCTGGGAAGACATAGCAGGACCAGAGGAGTTCAAGGAGACACGTTTGCTGGTGCTACAGAACCGAGCAGCACTCCATGCTGTAACTGAGGCCAGCGGTCTGGAGGAGGGAGGAATCTCATATGAGGAGCAGGCAATGACAGATGTCCAAGGAGTTCGGGAAGATCACCTGAGCATTTCT harbors:
- the si:ch211-57n23.1 gene encoding uncharacterized protein si:ch211-57n23.1 is translated as MEWFLLLLFTVCCTGDSIEVGLEDSDWDWGSGLPELLHSFPAQSPFFTDTAEHEANCTQRFWLPPSSPVCWEDIAGPEEFKETRLLVLQNRAALHAVTEASGLEEGGISYEEQAMTDVQGVREDHLSISQTVEFMQKVFFDLDEKRKTGKEQDTFASLKEKITNTMNSINGREEIAVLLEQHLSQLERTLNTLQYRLTQLLHL